One Fundulus heteroclitus isolate FHET01 chromosome 8, MU-UCD_Fhet_4.1, whole genome shotgun sequence genomic window, CGAGCGGGTGAACTCCACGAAGTCGAAGGCGGACGGCAGCTCGCGGCCTTTGCTGTCCAGGAACGGCTTCATGTGCGACAGGCAGTAGTCGGCCTGCTCCTTGGTCAGGTTCTGGAAGCAGGAACAGAACCGTGAGAGGCggaacgggtcagaaccggtcAGAACCGGACAGAACCGGACCCACCTGGTAGAGCTCCTCCTTGGTGACGTAGGGCTTGTTCTCGGCGCTCAGCGCCCGGAAGGCGCTCTCGATCTCCTCGCTGGACTTGACGTTCTCCGTCTCGCGGCTGATCATGAAGGCCATGTACTCCTGCAGCGACACGTTCCCGTCCCtgcaaccagaaccagaacctcctggGTCAGGCGGCGGGCCCGGACCCACCGGGCCGCGGCGCCCAGAACCGCCCCGCTCACCTGTTGGGGTCGACGGTGTCGAGGATAGCCTCGAACTCGGGGTCGGGCTCGCCCTCCTCCACCATGGGCAGGTCGTAGCCCAGCGAGCGAAGACACGACTTGAACTCCTGGTGGTTCAGACGACCCGACTTCTCCTTGTCGAAGTGCCTGGTGGGTCAGACGGAACCGGTTAGCTCGGCCCGGCGGCACAGACAACCGGTTCTGGTGCCGGCGGCTTACTTGAACATCATGCTGAACTCCTTCAGCGCCTCCTCGGTGACTCCGGTCGTGTTTCTGGAACAGGAAGTGAAGTCgggttagcggttagcggctgttagcggttagctgttagctgttAGCAGCTGTTAGCGGCGGTTAGCGGTTCTTACCGGGCCTGGATCTGCTGCTCCAGGTTGTGCTGCATCCTCATGCCCAGCTGGTCCAGTTGGTCCCACTGCTGGGCCAGGCCCACGGTGCTGTGCTCCGTGTACTTGTTGTCCAGAATCAGCGCCTCCTCCATGGCGGCGCCGAGATCCTCGATCTTCTTCAGCTGGCTGCGCATGGCCCGGATCTCCTGGTGCTTACGCTGCAGACACACCCACAGTCAGGCCCGGTTCTGACACTTCTAGGGGTTTATTAGCACCGGCCCACATCTGAGCCGCTAGCGTCATTCCGGGTCGCATCGGATCTCCTGGCAGAACCGGACCTTTGGGAAGGAGATCCCAGAACTTTTTCTGGtccagaaccggttctgaagcTGGACAGTCGGACCGGTCCCAGAACAGTGACTCCTCCTAGTCATGGTGTCCAAACGGTCCGGTCCATCTGGACCAGAGCTTCTttcagaaccttcagaaccttcCAGGTCCAGTTGATGTTAAACTGGCTTCGTTGTTCCAGCTTAATGGAGACGTGACTCCgtgttctgacccggtccgACTGTCCAGCACGGTACCAGCGCTGGTTCTGCACCAGAGGTTCTGGAATAAGGACGGATGACGGACTCAGTTGGTCGTTCCAACAGAACCGGTTCTGGAACCCAACCCGTTTCAATGGACTCTGCTGGTTCTGTCAGGAGGTCCAATGCGACCCGGAATGGTGCCGGATGTTTGATGCTAATATCTCAGTGACGGTGTTTATATGTGAGCCTTCGGATCAGAACCGGGTCGCTGGTCTTACCTTTGTGGCCTCCAGCTGTGACTCCAAGGTTCCAGATTCTTCCACCATGCAGGACCTGGTACCAGAGAGAGAAGCGGTCAGAACCGGCACCAGAACCCCTCCGGTTCCTCCACTCCAAACACCTACTGGGTCCATGCCGGGTTACAGAACTACAGAACCGCAGAGCGCTGTTAGCAGGCCGCAACATGACGGCAGGTTCTGCTCAGAACATTTAGAGCGGCGGCCCGGTCCTTCGTGAATCTGGCCCGGTTCTCCTGGGTCCAGGGTTCTGCAGGGTGGAGAACCGCAGATCCGGGCCAGTTTCATGAagaaccggaccagaacctTAAGGGATGGTGGGTGAAAGAATGTGCTGGTTCTGTCTGAGGAAGCAGGCTGAGTGGGTTAGTCAGCAGAACTCAGGCCCAGAACCAAGTGGGTCAGAACACGGTGAggaacccagaaccagaaccgggctgaAAGAGCTCAACCTTCCAGAAAGATCATCAGCAACTTGGTACTGATAGACACAGACAACCCGGCGGTACGCTATGCTagcagggaggaagaggaggaggaggaggaagaggagaagatgaaggagcggaggagtcatcatcatcatcatcatcatcatcatcatcatagaGATACTGACCCGTCCAGAAGATACGTCCTGGCAGCAGCAGCCGGGTCAGCAGGAGGAGAGACACAGGACAGTTAGCAACATGacaacagaaccgggtcagaaccgcagcaggtggttctgacccgttACTCTGATCATTGCTGACAATGTAGAAAACATCAGTTAAAATCTGgtttatttcctgtttatttgggttttattctgtttctgaCTGGATCAGCAGCTTTTGGGTTTTTATGAgccggaaccagaaccacggCTCTGAAGAAATCTGGGTTCAAGTTTCCCTTTGACTTAAatcactgaattttttttaaattattattcctttatttaaccaggaaaagttaaaaaagaaataaatcatcatCTAATCTAAAcgttgtggtcttcattatttctgtGAACCTTTTAAGTTCTGGTAGAGTcacagattagcaacagacGTTTTGGGGGAgaattaaagagataaaattactaatatgaggaaaaagtaaaaataaagtaaaaaaaagacaaaagtggtaatattatgggaaaaacgtcatattatgagaattaaagggggacatttccagaataatcacagtttgcagaactatttcagtcctggagtaatagagCCAGGTTAGATccttataattatttttattctttacgagaataaagtcaggagaatgaagctaaagggaaacgaaaataaactcgtaatattacaaaaataaaaatattccaaatataaagtatattcctAGATTAAACTCCCTCTGATGCTGTTTGAGTGTCTGAatctaactgcagatttgccccatccaacatggcggacgctctgacgcatcgcagcagacTTAGCAGCTAGCATAGCCACTTAGCTGCTTTCTGACCCGAACACCCTGACGACCCggcgccccctggtggcagCAGGAAGAACAGCAACACTCTGAAAGGAGTCGACGTCAGATTTAATCTAAACCAATCAGGCTCCAGCGACCCGGTCCATAAAGCTCCCTGAGTTCTGCAGAACCACCTCTGGACCATCAACACTGGTTCCCAAACTCAGAACCGGAGGTCCAGCAGCAGACGGGCGTGGAACATGAGCAGGAACCCACCGGTACTCCAGTGAGGTCCGTTTGGACCGGGCGGGTTCTGATGAAGCAGAGAGCTCTGCTCTACAACAGCTACTCTCAGGTCAGCGGCAGCAGAACCTGGATCCAAACCctaactggaccagaaccaccccccccccacctggtCTCCTGCAGCCACTGGTGGAAGGCGTTGGCGTGCTGAGCGAACTCCTGGCGCAGCTTGTCGTTctcctcctgcctcctctgctctttctgcagctccagctctctctcctgcacacagaaccagaaccgtcaCGACGACGCAGGTCCGGTTCCCCCTGACACGGACCGCCGGCTGGTTCTGCGCCCGCACCTTGATGATCTTCTGCAGGTTCCTCCAGGTCTCCTCCAGAGCCTCCATGGTGAACCAGGTGTAGGGGTTGGACACCACCTGGTAGCTCTTGATCTGCTGGTCCAGCTCGGCCAGCTGGTTGAAGTCGGTCTGAGCAGAACTCAGCGAGGAGCGGAACGCCTCGTGGGCCTCCCGCAGCGCACGGATCTCCTCCAGGGAGTTGCACCGCACCGGGTCCGTCAGGTCCTCCTCCGCGTTCTCAAACCAGCTGTTGAAGGCCGAGGCCTTCTTGGCGAAGGTCAGGAAGAGGTCCTCCACCTGCGGAGGACAGAACCAGCGGGTCAGACGGACCGGACCTCCTCCGGGCTGCTGGGGAACCTTCTGGACTCGGAGGGCGGACCTTCCTGAAGTGCTCCTGAGCTTCCAGGAGCTTCTTCTTGCGAGCGGCGGAGTTGGACAGCAGCTGGTTCCAGCGCTTGATGAGCGCGGCGTGCCGAGCCTCGATGGCTTTGGACTGAACGTGTTTGGCAGCGAGGAGCTGGTCCTTCAGCGCCGTGATGTTGGTGATGCCCTCCTGCTGGAAGGCCTGCAGACCAGCGTCAAAGGTCTcctgcagagggaggaggagtcagagagagaggagaacctggaggagaacctggaggaggagaaccTGGAGGAGAACCAACCTGTTTGGTGAGCAGGGTCTGCACCGAGGAGAGGTCTCTGCCGTAGTCGTCGGTCTTCAGGCTGTTCTCCTTCTCCCCTGAAGACACACGGAGAACGTTTAGAGAACCTTTAGAGAACGTTTAGAGAACGTTTAGAGAACGTTCCTGGACCGGTTCCACAGAGGCTCCAGGAACCAGACCTGAGACCCGGCAGCAGATCTCAGGTCTGAGGTTCCTCCTGCAGGAACCTTTCACTCTTCACCAGGAAGCTGCAGAAGCGTAACCCCGCCCACTCTGCCCTTCCAGCCAATCACATCAGAGGGCCGGTTCCTGCGGTTCTCCTGTGGTTCTCCTGTGGTTCTGCTACGCACCGATCCAGGACTCCACCACGTCGGCCTTCCAGTTGAACTGCAGGAACGCAGAGTTCTCGTCCAGCTTGGCCTTCCTCTGGGCCGCCGCCCGCTCCAGCTCCGTCACCTTCCCCCGCAGAGCCGCCATCTTGGCGCTGATGTTGTCCACGTGATGGTTGTTCTGACGGAGACAAAGCAGAGTTAGGTCCTCCGCCCCGAacggcccggttctggttctggttctggtgagcGGACCTTCTTGATGAGCTCCTCTCCGTTGGAGCAGACGTCGTTGACTCGGTCCCGGTGGACCGTGAAGTCCGTCTCAAACGCCTCGTGCTTCTTCAGCAGACCCTGAGGAGAGAGAAGTTTAGCTGTGGAACACGACCCGGCCCGGTTCTGGTCACCCGGCCCGGTTCTGGTCACCAGGACAGGAAGTCACCTGCACGGCGGCCAGCGTGTCTCCGTAGTCCTCGCTGCCCACCAGGTTGAGCTTCTCGTTGATCcaggcctcctcctcctccacgttGGCCACAAACTGCTGGTACTCCAGAGACTCCTCCAGCCTCTTCCCCCTGAAACCACAAAGTTCTTCAGAACCGAGCCGGGCCTCGGCCGCGGGGTCCGGGTCGGCGGGTCGTCTGACCTGGCTCCAGAGAGGTCCTTCAGTTCCTTCCAGTGGTCGACGAACTGAGCCAGCCTCTGCTGGATCTCCTCCTGACCAATGGTGTTATCGTCTGACAGCTTCCTGCCGGTGTCCAGCACAGACTGAGGGAGAACcgcagaaccacagaaccacgGGTCAGAACCACGGGTCAGTCAGAGAAACACGAGTCAGAGAAACACGAGTCAGAGAATCACGGGTCTTAGAATCACGAGTCAGAGAACTACGAGTCAGAGTACCACGGGTCAGAGAACCACGGGTCAGAGAACCACGGGTCAGAGAACCACGGGTCAAAGAACCACGGGTCAGAGAATCACGAGTCAGAGAACCACGAGTCAGAGGACCACGGGTCAGAGAACTACGAGTCAGAGAACCACGAGTCAGAACCACGGGTCAGAGAATCACGGGTCAGTCAGAGAACCGCGGGTCAGAACCACGGGTCAGAGAACCGCGAGTCAGAGAACCGCGAGTCAGAGAACCGCAGGTCAAAGAACTATAGGTCAGAGAACTACGGGTCATAGAACCACGGGTCAGAGAACTACAAGTCAGAACCACGGGTCAGAACCACGAGTCAGAGAACTACGAGTCAGAGAACCACGAGTCAGAGAACTACAGGTCAGAGAACTACAGGTCAGAGAATCACGGGTCAGAGAACTACGGGTCAGAGAACCACGGGTCTTAGAACCACGGGTCAGAGAACTACAAGTCAGAACCACGGGTCAGAACCACAAGTCAGAGAACTATGAGTCAGAGAACCACGAGTCAGAGAACTACAGGTCAGAGAACTACAGGTCAGAGAATCACGGGTCAGAGAACTACAGGTCAGAGAATCACGGGTCAGAGAACCGCGGGTCAGAGAACCACACGGGTTCTGATCCGGTGGCCTACCTGGATGGCGGGCTCGTGCGCTCCCAGCTCGGCTTCCAGCCTCTTGTGCTTCTTCCTGAGGTTCTGGACGCCGGTCAGGTCTCGGCCGTAGTCCTCGGATCCGACCAGCAGCTTCTTCTCCCTGAGGAccgaggtcagaggtcagccgAAGGTCAGCTAAGGTCAGCTGCAGCGGCAGGAGAAGGTCTTACTTGATCCAGGACTCCTCGTCGTCCAGGTCCCTGAAGAACTGGTGCAGGCGGTGCGACTCGTTGAGTCTGGCGCGGCGCCCGGCGGCCATGTTTTTGATCTTGGCGAAGCGGCCGTTGACGGCGTCGCGCTTGTCCTTCACCTGCGACGTGTCGAAGGCGTTGCTCGCCATCAGGCTGTCGGCCTGGCCGTTCAGGTCCTTCAGCCGGTCCTGGGGGAGAACAAGCACACGGCTCAGAGAGGAGGCCCGGCCGGGGGGAGcgggcggttctggttctggttctgcggACCTCGTGAGCGGAGATGTCGGCCTCCAGCAGCTGGTGCTTCTTCAGCAGGTTGTTGACTGAAGCCAGATCTTTGCCGTAGTCCTCGGAGGCCAGAAGGGCTTCGACCTGCGGAGCAGCGCCACCGTTAGCCACGGTACCGggaggttctgatgggttctgatCGGGTCGAACGGGCTCACCTCAGACAGCCAGAAGTCAAAGTCCTTGATGCCGGTGTTGAAGTTCTGCTGCTTGTTGGCTTCCTTCAGCTTCTGGCTCTTCTCTGCAGACTTGTTGACCAGGAAGCGCCACTGCTCATCCAGAGCGTTGAGCCGGGCCTGCAGAACACGGCCAGAACcgttagaaccagaaccaagcagCAACCAGCTGGACCCAATCTGGAACCCTGGTTCTGTTTGCAACTCTCAAACATCTCTGAACAATCTTCCACCGGCTCTAAAGATCCGTTTGGTTCCAGATTGAAACGTTTCACCTTTAGACTTTCAGCTGATGAGCCGCTGATTATCAAACGGTTCTGATCCAATATGGAGGCGAGAGCCGCCATTTTGTTCCCATTTTACTCGTATCGTTTTGGAGCTAAACCCAAAAGGCAGCTTTAGTTTACGGGTTCCTAATAAacgttcaatagaataacagttttccttcctttaacactcaatcatgtaggttaatattacatcattaaatcctcccagccaatcacaacgcagacccaggaactaagctccgcccaccagagagttcagagagcacaagttcttttttcttatttaaaaacttgtagttttggtaaaaagtttgttgaataaaggtttgagtttgaattcagtgtttgttctttatctaattggttgctaagcaacagcataaaatggtcagtgctgcacttaaaataaatgttttgaatttgttcataattatcgatcaatatgatttatatttatcAACACAATTTTTCCCTCTATCGTCCAGCTCTACTTTATTCTCTGACGATTAGCGGTCCGCTGGAAACTCTAAAATCTGATTTTCCCCCCCATCAGTGAACGCACCAGACCTCAGCTTTCCTCTTCAGTGAGGACGCTGCTACAGAGTGAAGGACTCTAATCGTTAATATAATCCATGTTGCGCTAGAATTAAACTTTTTACAAAGAGTTATTTTTCTACAGGGAGTCCGGTGCGGGCAGAACTGATGCCGGGTCGGGTCCAGAACCGGCTCACCTTGACGGCGTCCTCGCTGCCGGCGCACGCTCCTCTCTGGATCAGCGCGTTGCCCGTGTCGATGACGCCTTTGATGCGGTCGGCGTTGGCGTGCAGCTCCGCCTCGAACGCCTGATGCTTCTGATGCTTGCTCTGGCGGCACAGACACACCGGATCAGAACCGCAGCACGGAACACGGAGCGGGACGGGGCGCCGGTACCGACAGACATTTACGCACACAGAACAGACGACACATCTGCAGCAGAACCGAGCCGCAACACACAGAGAGTCACTTCCAGCTGCTTCTGGTTCCGATCCAACTGGACCCACGTCCCGCTTAGAGCTGCACCATATCAGAACCGAGCCGACCCATTACGGGCTCGTCATGACTGCTGACCGTGGTCCAGTACATGGTGCAGCTCTAGGCCCGGTTCAGCCGGACCTTAAACCCGACAGGAAGTTTGGGTTTGTTTGGACCGCCAGAACTTTGGGACAAACTTTAAACGGTTCCAGAACTTTTCTCTGGACCGGGCAGAACCTGAGTGACAAAGCTGCTGAAGGTCCAAAGAAAACAACCTTCAGAACACCTGGAGAACGGCTGATCCGGGTCAGGACTGTTCTGGATAAAGTCCAGAACCTCAGAAGCAACTTTAGCCATGACTCTGCAGCTAGGGATTAAAACGAGGCTGTTCAgcgaacagaaccagaacctgcaaCATAAAACACGAGCGGGGAACAACTAGTCAGCGGATGAGGACAGGCTCGGTTCTACACGGGTTCTAGAAGCCAAACAGGGACACAGGGACGACCCGTTAGTCAGACACGACCAGAACTTACCAGCAGCTTGGACAGCTAGAGAGGATAGAAGAGCGAGAGAGAGGTTCAGACCGGGTCGGAGCAGAACTGAGGCGGGCCGGACCGGGCAGAACTCCAGAACCTACCTGGATGTTGGTGGGGTCCTTGTAGGACTCGTCGGTGGCGGTCTGCAGCTTCTCGCTGATCCACGCCTCGATCTCGTCCACGTCTCGGCTGAACTGCTGCAGCGTCTGCGACTCGCCCAGTTTGGACCGCTTCTCGATCATCTGGGCCTTCAGCCGGCGCCACCTGCAACACACCGACCCGAACCGACCCGATCACCGACCCGATCACCCACCGCCGCAGGTACCGGACCAGAACCGTCAGCGGCACATGCTCAGCAGACCCGCTCTGCAGCAGCGCCGCCTGCAGGTACCGTTAGACGCCATCGGGTCTTTTTACACGGTTCTGGGTTCTACAGAACCAAGAGCCTTCCTTTTGGGCCGAACCAcgtaaaatcattttattttgaaaagtacagctgagctttattttgaaaggctgACAGCAGAACCGGGTTTGGATCCACTGGTTCTGGACCCAGCTGGCTATAATCTACCCTattagacttttattttgaaaagccaGCCCAGTGGAACCCGGTCAAAGCTCACCAGCAGAACCGTCTGAGTGTCTGAAGCGACACCTGGACCGGGCCGGTACCTGCCGGTTCTGTTTCTCCTCACAGAACAGAACCCGTCACGGGGCTGAGGTCCGGTAACGGCTGAGGTCCGGTAACGGAGCGGCGCCTCACCTGTCCAGAACCTCGTTGCGGCGGTTGAAGATCTCGGGTTTGGCGTAGTGGTCGGCGCCGATCAGCTGGTCGGCGAAGGACTGCAGCGCGGCGATCTTCTCCTCCTGCAGCGGGCGGAGAACGGGTTCAGCTCCTGGACCGGCACCAGAACCGGCACCAGAACCGGGCGGCGGCACTGACCTGCACGTTGATGGCCTTGTCGAAGTCCTCGTGCTTCTTGATGAGCGCCTCCACGCTGTCCAGAGAGTCGCCCTTATCGTCGCTGGCCAGGAAGGCTTCCCGCGCCGCCATCCAGTTCTCCGCCTGCTCGCAGTCCCTGCTGAACAGCTGAGGAGGCCCGGCGGGTCAGCGCGGTTCTGACGGGCCCGGCGGTACCGGCCGTGACGGCGGCGCTCACCTGCAGCTCCAGGCACTGGTCCAGCATCATGCGGCGCTGAACCCAGGCCTTCTCCAGGTCGGCCCGCTCCCGGTCCAGAGCCTCCAGCTTCTGCTGGATCTCGGCGCCGGCGTAGTGGCCGCGGCTCAGCAGCTGCTGGCCGAACTGCTCGAAGGCCTGGAAGGTTCCGGCCCGCGCGTCGATCTCCGTCCGGTGCTCCTAAGAGACCGACAGTCAGAACCGGGCGACCCGCCGACCCGTTTACCCGCAGACCGGAGCGGAACCGCTCACCTGGTGGCGCTCCAGCAGCGCCTCGGCGCCAGTCACGTCCTTCGCCAGCTCCTCAGACGACACCAGACCCCGGATACCGTTGATCCAGGACATCAGATCCCTGTGAGGACGGCAAGAGTCAGAACCGAGTCAGAACCGCATTAGAACCGCACCAGACCCGGGTTCTGCCGGGTCCGGACCTTCACAGGTTGTCTCCTGACTTTAGCTCCTATTTCTCAGTTTCACAGATAAGAGacgctaataataataataataataataataataataataataatattattattattatcatcaataataataattttattattattattattattattattattattattattatcatcaataataataataataataataataataataataataataataataataattttattattattattattattattaacaacaataatactactactaataataataatactaaagagataatgttaataataataattattatgttaataattaaataaaaataagaatattaataatacataataataacaataataatattattattattaataataataacattataatagtaaataaataataaataacactaataatgataataaataataataaataataataatgataataaataataataattatcattattattattattattattattattattattattattattattattattattatttattactatTAATAACTCATCTCCCAGAGAAAGGCTCCAGAACCCATGTGGACTGAGAACAGAACCACCTGAGAACAGAACCACTGAGAACAGAACCTCCTGAGAATAGAACCTCCTGAGAACAGAACCTCCTGAGAACAGAACCTCCTGAGAACAGAACCACTGACATCAGAACCACTGAGAACAGAACCACTGAGAACAGAACCTCCTGAGAACAGAACCACTGAGAACAGAACCTCCTGAGAACAGAACCTCCTGAGAACAGAACCTCCTTAGAACAGAACCTCCTGAGAACAGAACCTCCTGAGAACAGAACCTCCTGAGAACAGAACCTCCTGAGGACAGAACCTCCTGAGGACAGAACCAGACCTGAAGTCGGACAGGAAGCGCTGCAGGTCATGTGAGCTGCCCAGTCGCTCCTTGCGCTGGTCGGCCCGGCCCACCAGGCGGCTCCAGGCCGTGTTCAGCTCGGTGCATTTCTCCTGGATGTCGTCCACGGCCTCCGGGTGAGACTGGATCAGACGCTCGGCCGTCTCTCCCAGGGACTTCACCTGCGTGCAGAGAGCAAGCCTCCGTGAGTTCACCTGTAGAGGTGAATGGTTCTGGTGCCGGTCGGGCCGAGGGTCGGACCTTATCGCCCAGCGCCGCCAGGTCCCTCTCGAAGCCTTCGTGTTTGCGCTGCAGCGCCTGAACGCTGGCCAGGTCGTGGCCGTAGTTGTCCGTGTTCAGCGCCTGGTTCTTCTCCTCGATCCACTCTTTGGTTTCGTCGGCGTCCCTGAGGGGAAACGAGGCCTCGGTCGGTTCTGCTCGGCTCCGATTGGCCGGTTCGGGGCAGGTGGGGCTTACCTGTGGAAGCGCTGCACCTCGTGGGCGCTGCCCAGCATGTTGCTGCGGTCCTCGGCGAGCTGCTGCAGCGAACGCCAGCGGTTGTTCAGCTCCTGGACCAGAACATTCATCAGTTAGACATCCTGCTGCCAGCCGGTTCTGACGGGTTCTACTGGGTCGGCTAAAGTATTCACGCCCCTACAGCCTCGCCAGGCTCCTCTGGTTCTGACCACAAACCGTTCATgtgacagaaacaggaagtggaAGGTTTTAGAAACCAGGAGTGAGTTCAGGCccgtctgactgcagctgctggttctggttctggttcctcacAGGTTCTAAAGAGAACAACCAGCAGCATGGAggccagcagacgggtcagggaggaagttctcctgcagacctaccaggac contains:
- the sptan1 gene encoding spectrin alpha chain, non-erythrocytic 1 isoform X4, with the protein product MDTVGVKVLETAEDIQERRQQVLDRYRRFKELSMVRRQKLEDSYRFQFFRRDADELEKWIQEKLQIASDENYKDPSNLQGKLQKHQAFEAEVQANAEAIIKLDQTGNLMITEGHFASETIRNRLEELHRLWDLLLQKTKEKGMRLLQAQKLVQYLRECEDALDWISDKEAIVTSEELGQDLEHVELLQKKFEEFQTDLAAHEERVNEVNQLAARLAQENHPEAALIGRKQDEVNAAWQRLKGLALQRQTRLFGSAEVQRFNRDVDETISWIKEKEQLMASDDFGRDLASVQALLRKHEGLERDLAALKDKVTALGGDAERLQQSHPQNASQILLKKDELVTNWEQIQTLAAERRARLNDSYQLQRFTADFRDLTSWVTEMKALINADELANDVAGAEALLDRHQEHKGEIDAHEDSFRTADEAGQALLAAGHYASEEVKEKLGILTQEKESLLELWEVRRQQYEQCMDLQLFYRDTEQVDNWMSKQEAFLLNEDLGDSLDSVEALLKKHEDFEKSLSAQEEKITALDEFATKLIQNNHYAKEDVATRRDALLSRRNALHERAQARRAALEDSFHLQQFFRDSDELKSWINEKMKTATDESYKDPSNLQGKVQKHQAFEAELSANQSRIDALQKSGQELLDRNHYASAEVTARMEEVSGQWKKLLEATELKGIKLREANQQQQFNRNVEDIELWLYEVEGHLASDDYGKDLTSVQNLQKKHALLEADVAAHQDRIDGISIQARQFQEAGHFDADNIQKKQEALVGRYQALRDPMAARKQKLSDSLRLQQLFRDVEDEETWIREKEPIASSTNRGKDLIGVQNLLKKHQALQAEIAGHEPRIKAVTQKGDTMVEEGHFAAEEVKAKLAELHGRWDGLKAKAGQRRTDLEDSLQAQQYFADANEAESWMREKEPIVGSPDYGKDEDSAEALLKKHEALMSDLTAYGSSIQALKEQAQSCRQQVAPTDDETGKELVLALYDYQEKSPREVTMKKGDILTLLNSTNKDWWKVEVNDRQGFVPAAYVKKLDPTQSSSRENLLDEHGSIAARQEQIENQYGTLLELGEKRKDMLEKSCKKFMLFREANELQQWIHEKESALTNEEVGSDLEQVEVLQKKFDDFQKDLKANESRLRDINKVASELESEGLMAEEAPMVQAQQQELLGSAPGKDEADSKTASPWKTVRLGVQTTANFNTIKELNNRWRSLQQLAEDRSNMLGSAHEVQRFHRDADETKEWIEEKNQALNTDNYGHDLASVQALQRKHEGFERDLAALGDKVKSLGETAERLIQSHPEAVDDIQEKCTELNTAWSRLVGRADQRKERLGSSHDLQRFLSDFRDLMSWINGIRGLVSSEELAKDVTGAEALLERHQEHRTEIDARAGTFQAFEQFGQQLLSRGHYAGAEIQQKLEALDRERADLEKAWVQRRMMLDQCLELQLFSRDCEQAENWMAAREAFLASDDKGDSLDSVEALIKKHEDFDKAINVQEEKIAALQSFADQLIGADHYAKPEIFNRRNEVLDRWRRLKAQMIEKRSKLGESQTLQQFSRDVDEIEAWISEKLQTATDESYKDPTNIQLSKLLSKHQKHQAFEAELHANADRIKGVIDTGNALIQRGACAGSEDAVKARLNALDEQWRFLVNKSAEKSQKLKEANKQQNFNTGIKDFDFWLSEVEALLASEDYGKDLASVNNLLKKHQLLEADISAHEDRLKDLNGQADSLMASNAFDTSQVKDKRDAVNGRFAKIKNMAAGRRARLNESHRLHQFFRDLDDEESWIKEKKLLVGSEDYGRDLTGVQNLRKKHKRLEAELGAHEPAIQSVLDTGRKLSDDNTIGQEEIQQRLAQFVDHWKELKDLSGARGKRLEESLEYQQFVANVEEEEAWINEKLNLVGSEDYGDTLAAVQGLLKKHEAFETDFTVHRDRVNDVCSNGEELIKKNNHHVDNISAKMAALRGKVTELERAAAQRKAKLDENSAFLQFNWKADVVESWIGEKENSLKTDDYGRDLSSVQTLLTKQETFDAGLQAFQQEGITNITALKDQLLAAKHVQSKAIEARHAALIKRWNQLLSNSAARKKKLLEAQEHFRKVEDLFLTFAKKASAFNSWFENAEEDLTDPVRCNSLEEIRALREAHEAFRSSLSSAQTDFNQLAELDQQIKSYQVVSNPYTWFTMEALEETWRNLQKIIKERELELQKEQRRQEENDKLRQEFAQHANAFHQWLQETRTYLLDGSCMVEESGTLESQLEATKRKHQEIRAMRSQLKKIEDLGAAMEEALILDNKYTEHSTVGLAQQWDQLDQLGMRMQHNLEQQIQARNTTGVTEEALKEFSMMFKHFDKEKSGRLNHQEFKSCLRSLGYDLPMVEEGEPDPEFEAILDTVDPNRDGNVSLQEYMAFMISRETENVKSSEEIESAFRALSAENKPYVTKEELYQNLTKEQADYCLSHMKPFLDSKGRELPSAFDFVEFTRSLFVN